The genomic region aagaaagggtgcgtttctacagcctcgttatagtaaccatgaataccaatctctgaattactggttactaaacataaatatcctataaaatttaatatatttctttaatttttaatacatacatgagttagtagttctaaattatgaatcatcctacctgtgatattacacttttccttataatatcatcactcaagtgaacaacattaagatcatgtaaaccatgtcatcctatcttactgtgaagatacttagttatgttatctaacattataaaaatatcatcaaattcaagtccttttattcacatcacatggccacgacgatctggttcttcgttatataatgttctaaaatttgtcgtacatataggatgtacaaaccgtgatatcaaggtatcagttcttccttcccaagggacagtttcattaaaattctgatagaattaaaaattaattattaatattctaacaatcatatatgttaaatacattatagtcaacgatatatacctgagcgaatgtaggggtgattccttgataattataaatgtcatcagcccacatcattgtgccacttctttgtactccagcctctagattaacagcctaaacaaacatacaaaattttatagaagctgcacaaaatatagtatatatgcgcaatattgaagcgttcaaggggatataaaggtaatgtacatcgcatacacgtgtactctcatgcaacaaaatacaattagatttaatagtataagctcttttattcatcataatagattggaaatttaagtgtcttacgagggtgagtaaaaagttacccgctctgacggtgtagaatttattttaagcaattgtcaaaaaagacatacatcattttttgacataatcactcaatttctgtatacactttgtccatttgctgaaggaccttcgtattttctgattaaaaaatgttttgggctgagctgcgaaccacgaatgcatcgtcgtcttcaccttttcatcagctttctcggcatccatctcgcacaaactttttaaaacccaaatctgtcgtgcactattgcataagcagagccgtggctgatttgcaaatgatttgccacattatccagcgtcactcgtctattccatagagcataagttcatgagcacgttcaatgttgtcatcgtggatgtggacgggcgtccagctgttttttcataacacttgtgcgatcttctttgaacttttgtgcccattcaaacacacttcgtgacaaaacactttctccataatgtgcattaaatctttgataaatataggcatcaaacataacctccgaccacaagaaacgaatcacagcatcctgcactgttttcctgcaaatcgccattgcaaagcgccattactcgcgcaacggtcacaaacgaattgacgtaacacaatgaaacctgcgcagcagcactgaacagatattgacgtcatacgaagagtgcagatggatcaatacggtcgacagaagttttaactatctggagtgcggataaatttttaccgagagtcgtataggaatctataatctgtaagtacacctttggctgaatggaaatttctcttacatatagtcaaaaatgcagaaacagtgtattgaattggaaagtgataaaaaataagtgaagtttcgaggttgcatgtgcttgcatgagtacacaggacgtttttagcgaataaaaaataattttgaaagacacgagacttatcttgtatttcatgcactctctgtgtccgaatttccagaagctctctatcttatgaagtgttttagattagccggaaaattttgtatgtacatacaagaagtatacgatctaagtggaatattccattattctcttgatacaacagaaacgaaatttacagaacttctcagaaagttggtttattattaccaaattaatagaattaatatatgtttatcatctttacatacctaagtcgtggaggtttatcgtgcgtaaaaaattagtgtcgtttcaaagttacatttcgtacattttaagcctataatttgtaacgtacaaaacaatgtaaatttgagctgtttcttatctccacaataagaaaatccaactttacgttttttacacaatgatatttatggaacagtaatatcatattattgcatcgcttggagaatgaagtcaaggtacgatgtgaccctagtgtaaacgctgggatagccagctgtgccgcacttataaacgtaagacacaatacctattaaatacgaggttaattcatgttgtatcagcagtggtccgccgcggtcagcctgaaaggatcgttaaatttttaatcaaagatactgaaatatatcgatcgaattgtattgaaattatacttatatacaataataatcttctattgatttgtgtatagaaatactccaatttataatgtacatgttatatgtattttgaacaaaactaagattagaaggaaattagattaaataccataatgaggtgtgagaagtgggcaaaactattaaattgtgtttatctattatttctaatgtttaagacgtcgatttgatgttaattcgaattgacgtgtcttcagatactgtatagtttgtagtaactctgtaacttaattaccgtacaagaatcctctccaccctgagcatgttcggcgcatattataccatcagcgatatcaggtgcattaggaaatttggaataagctattttgcattcggcgttcttaatcactggcatttgtacttccattaatgcattacgtcgtggtcgtcctacgaagaaaataagaaagatatttaagactggaactgtttaattttattataaaattgatatcacttactatatcttaacgctctgcatccagcaacaagggggttatagccgacgaagttgctctttcgtaggggctctttcgtacaaatgggatatacgtaccctgaaaaataaaaaaataaatggaaatgcaggaaacgaatgacgaaaagtatgagaaagaattgtacacgctttatgacacaatatatgtgtacagtaagaaatttcaggatatgatacttcagtaatactcaatagcatatatatatatatatatatttgaggagttactcgaaaatggcacctcctccaccaatctaagaatggcaatattatgattgtgtatgttttctattccatccatatgtgcacaatgtgctgcggtcaaaacatgcctagccgatatcagggaacctccgcacttccatagtggtttgtctgggtttcggggattacgaaaacctaatgcatagtcatagttgtgaatatacataattttttacatatttacatatacaattttttacatatacataattattcgatattcgatcatacagcagactataagtacatacgtacaaatactctgaaatagagatttgataaagacagaaattaaatttttattccagtggaatacaaattattaaataattctatataatttctatttgaactatactgaactataaagttcaaacgtgtaatttctgccctaacagtttttgatctctatccatattattactcctatatcaattttttatttcaagcaaaaagatactcttcctaacatgaagtaaaagaaagagataattcaagttaataagtaaagttactaccgataaaatcatagcattattatttagtctaattgaaatgtacattgatgtgctgtttaatgcctttaaagttcattctttgcagtaaatggcttattattaatcggaaagaaagacataaaacgtaccaagttcagctggtttaccatcgaccaccctggtatgagagacgttgctaaaaccacggtatggtggtcgcaaagccttatacttatacacagtttttattaaaatttctctcttctctttgtttggatcgttcggacagcaaacgatcgtaacattgccctggtatctgcacactgatcgtctataaaaatcggtggctgtacggtactgtatctgccatatttcttgcagaggtttacattttctgtagtcaaggcacctgccttcttgattgtccggtgtggtacattctggatcaaacaattttaaaacatttatgcagttcaaagatgcgtaagaaagcgacaccgattactcaactttcgaagtaaaaagccgatcaagtccaccggattgccctacagacacgtattaatccgtaagagttagtcatcatgttgataataattatctaaagaaacttttcacgtgaaaatataaaattttaattgattagatattgtgttagccatacttaagaaagaaaatgaaaatgaatgaaatgaaagaaaaggactaccttcaacctcattttttaaataaacactttgtcagttttgcggtaaataaattcttaggaattcaggacagtttttagtgaatcattttgtttcgaccgttcgcggagagacgcgatcgcgagatagcacgtcaacgagagttgtaagttcccgttacgattaaataatcgacgccacgaactgatcgatccccttatttcgattatgataataagggtagttcaatgaaattccacagaattaacacaaataaattaatgtttatttcaacaacttattaactagaaagatataaaaggaacaaaaaaaatgtaactgcgttttggttgataagtaatgcgcgacataccacatgtgttgacggttcgacttctcgaaaagttctgaacgcctttcgatttttttcgttttttctggaaggcgacccccactacgttcggatcacgccacattcttttactgcgaggtaaaatacgggccacgagtcgacgtttctggaagtcgccctgcttaatgaaccacgcgcttgccactacaatgtttgtttgccgggcagacgcgacgatccgtctgcgacattatagtggcgctatcgatagttaagaatatgacctatggtaagccgcatggcgtaacattctccccccgttgagagggtaccgatcaaactagcgaggtgtggctgaaattcccatcttatttcgtctcggtggctagttgttcgggtttctcgagatcgggttgaattggcagtgggacaagccttttgacgccccgatccaaaatgctctttgccgtctgaactgtagctgtccggatgacaccatcggcgcctggatgaaccttgataactcggcccagaggccaatgcatggagggaacgttgtcctctctgaggatgacgattgtgcccttttggatgctgtgtccacccttgctccatttattgcggttggttagctcgttcaaatactccttatgccagcggttccaaaaatgttgtttaagctgttggatatgctgccatttggagagtcggttcgatggaatgtctctgaaatctcgatcacgtaagcacattaatgaatcgccaatgaggaaatgtccgggagtgagggctaggagatcatttggatcggtggagataggagttagcgggcgggaattgaggactgcttctatttctatgataagagtattacggtgttaagctcatatgtttctgtttctccactcgcgctgcgccataatatcctttgatatttccgatcctctggtcgtacgaggaattgccgatacattttctcgatgtcgccagtcagtacgtactgatgagcgcggaatctaattaatatacaaaataaatcttcctgtaacttgggtcctgtgtaaagtgtatcgtttagggaggttccggcagtgcttggtgccgatccgtcgaaaactacacggagtttggtggtttgactcgatgctttggtcacgccatgatggggtaaatagtatccgttgtcgtcggagtggttgacattgaccttcgtcatgtgtcccaatgccaggtattcctgtattaccgttcgatattctgattcgaagcgtttgtcgtgctggaatcggcgattgagtgaggcgagtcgtttaattgccagcgttttagaggatccgagtgactgaagctgatcattgaaaggtagagcgacgatgtatcgtccttcgctggtgcgtcgggtgtgggcttggaagtgttcttcgcatcgtcgatctgccctctgagatatgtttaattgagggtccttcatcgatttcccaaaaccgcgaggggtctgcttgtaaagtcgtcgtggatgtgtgaaatatgtttgtcgcggtttgggaagttggactccccaactataattattttactacagaatcctcaaaaatatgatgtatgtatatatatcctgaaatattatcagtctgttgtcaagttatagaacattatggaaattgccagttaaagtcataaaaaacaaaaaatagggaagttcgttaaaatatgtgattttccaatcaagatatagaatttattcgagtaatatagattacggtagagatggtgacggtaacaatgagtggactgattcttcgtgcgaaaacaaattagaagcgcagagcgatgtattgtttcagcgaatatcgattttaaagcacggttttaaagtacgtgtgcgtttgactaggtgtgttaattaatattgctgtctgattttcgatatgtaaatacaatatctacatatctttaaacttatgataattgaactaacaattttttttaataataacttcactcgtaagtcagctgcgcacatatttgatcgttctttaaagcttgaatctctgcgaagagaaaaaatctttcaaccaacaagaactggttctacgttttctatccatttccttccagataaatctctctatctaaaatccttatttccgtatttccttgaaaaggttaaagtcgttttgtataaaatccaatgtagagaagaaggaagatccgcaaaagattctttcagctttccctatgtttgagctcgaatcaaagcaatcctattcccaatagggtgactatgcgtttaacttctcacagaatctctctgattccgtgtgataccttcggtgtttttgaagtatgtaattgatatcgtaacgtcaacgctttgcagtgcgaattcaattttgagttgcaatttccctgtttgcgtggcaaaatcataaaatcgatagcgcacgtttcgataaacacgttttctttgctgatgccgcactgtaaatataaatatttgaataaatatcgcgaatttcatgttgctaaaagatttatactatttattcgtaaataactgttggatatgtttaagttgaaaccactgcattaggtcttttttcttgtttaaaattatttgtattggtaaattgaatgaaagttctaacatgtaatttgttcttcttttataaatagtttacagaggataaagcgtgggtaactcaagactgtcgcgatcatgacactatacatacttatgtatagcacgtatactaagctaactcaaatagcaagtcagagaaatggaaacttaggaaaatctaaaggaagataaaacgttcgagccttgacaggaatatgagatgctaagtaatcttcctaagtaatctcctccagctttttctattttgatcaataattattagtacatgttaggaaaacaaatagaatttttgttctcaagcgaggtataatttaaattttgtat from Bombus vancouverensis nearcticus unplaced genomic scaffold, iyBomVanc1_principal scaffold0038, whole genome shotgun sequence harbors:
- the LOC143304515 gene encoding venom serine protease Bi-VSP-like, which encodes MYIHNYDYALGFRNPRNPDKPLWKCGGSLISARHVLTAAHCAHMDGIENIHNHNIAILRLVEEVPFSRYVYPICTKEPLRKSNFVGYNPLVAGCRALRYRRPRRNALMEVQMPVIKNAECKIAYSKFPNAPDIADGIICAEHAQGGEDSCTADRGGPLLIQHELTSYLIGIVSYVYKCGTAGYPSVYTRVTSYLDFILQAMQ